The Sebastes umbrosus isolate fSebUmb1 chromosome 4, fSebUmb1.pri, whole genome shotgun sequence genome has a window encoding:
- the LOC119487129 gene encoding tripartite motif-containing protein 16-like: MAQKGVQLDQEAISCSICLDLLKDPVTTPCGHSYCMNCIKSFWDGEGEKKIYSCPQCRQTFTPRPVLLKSTMLAVLVEELKKTGLQAAPADHCYAGPEDVVCDVCTGRKLKAFKSCLACLASYCEKHLQPHYDSAPFKKHKLVEPSKKLQENICSRHNEVMKMFCRTDQQCICYLCSVDEHKGHDTVSAAAERTERQRQLEVSRLNIQQRIQDREKDVKLLQQDVEAVNRSADKAVEDSEKIFTKLIRLMEKRSCDVKQQVRSQQKSEVSRVKELQKKLEQEITELKRRDAEMKLLSHTEDHNQFLLNYPSLSPLSESTHSSSINIRPLSYFEDVTAAVSEVRDKLQDVLREKWTNVSQTVTEVDVLLSQPEPKTRAGFLKYSREITLDPNTANTLLLLSEGNRKATLMRQNQSYSSHPDRFTGCGQVLSRESLTGRCYWEVERRGGRVYVAVAYKSISRAGGWNECFGFNNKSWALDCNQLSYRFLYNSIKTPVSGPPSSRVGVYLDHSAGILSFYSVSETMTLLHRVQTKFTEPLYAGLWLLDYGFTAELCKLK; encoded by the coding sequence atggcgcagaaaggagttcagctggacCAGGAAGCAATCTCTTGttcgatctgtctggatctactgaaggatccggtgactactccatgtggacacagctactgcatgaactgtattaaaagcttctgggatggagagggtgagaagaagatctacagctgccctcagtgtaggcagaccttcacaccgaggcctgtcctgctgaaaagcaccatgttagcagttttagtggaggaactgaagaagactggactccaagctgctcctgctgatcactgctatgctggacctgaagacgtggtctgtgatgtctgcactgggaggaaactgaaagccttcaagtcctgtctggcgtgtctggcctcttactgtgagaaacacctccagcctcattatgactcagctccgttcaagaaacacaagctggtggagccctccaagaagctccaggagaacatctgctctcgcCACaacgaggtgatgaagatgttctgtcgtactgatcagcagtgtatctgttatctctgctctgtggatgaacataaaggccacgacaccgtctcagctgcagcagaaaggaccgagaggcagagacagctggaggtgagtcgactcaacatccagcagaggatccaggacagagagaaagatgtgaagctgctccaacaggacgtggaggctgtcaatcgctctgctgataaagcagtggaggacagtgagaagatcttcaccaagctgatccgtctcatggagaaaagaagctgtgatgtgaagcagcaggtcagatcccagcagaaaagtgaagtgagtcgagtcaaagagcttcagaagaagctggagcaggagatcactgagctgaagaggagagacgctgagatgaagctgctgtcacacacagaggatcacaaccagtttctactcaactacccctcactgtcaccactcagtgaatctacacactcatccagcatcaatatccgtcctctgagctactttgaggacgtgacggcggctgtgtcagaagtcagagataaactacaggacgttctgagagagaaatggacaaacgtctcacagacagtgactgaagtggatgttttactgtcacaaccggagcccaagaccagagctggattcttaaaatattcacgagaaatcacactggatccaaacacagcaaacacactgctgttattatctgaggggaacagaaaagcaacattaatgAGACAAAATCAGTCTTATtctagtcacccagacagattcactggaTGTGgtcaggtcctgagtagagagagtctgactggacgttgttactgggaggtggagaggagagggggaagagtttatgtagcagtcgcatacaagagtatcagTAGAGCAGGGGGTTGGAATGAATGTTTTGGATTCAATAACAAATCTTGGGCGTTAGATTGTAACCAACTCAGTTATAGATTTTTGTACAACAGTATCAAAAcccccgtctcaggtcctccgtcctccagagtaggagtgtacctggatcacagtgcaggtattctgtccttctacagcgtctctgaaaccatgactctcctccacagagtccagaccaaattcactgagcctctctatgctggactttgGCTTTTAGATTATGGATTTactgctgagttgtgtaaactCAAATAG